One Sphingopyxis macrogoltabida genomic region harbors:
- the rocF gene encoding arginase — MERRRISLIGAPVELGAGLPGCAMGPGAMRISGLAPALAALGHEVVDDGDAMAAAVSGVGFGGNARHAPNIAGWTRSLGEVAYRTLREGRLPIFMGGDHALAMGTVSGAARHARDVGRPLCVIWLDAHADFNTPMTSESGNMHGMPVAYYCGEPGFDGILGDDRATVDPANVFMLGIRSVDDRERQLIAERGVQVFDMRAIDEFGIAAIVRRILAQVGKIGAMLHVSLDVDFLDPAIAPGVGTTVSGGASLREAHLVMEMLCESGLTTSMDLAELNPYLDERGKSARLLTDLTASLFGRKVLDKVATLATIP; from the coding sequence ATGGAACGGCGAAGGATCAGCCTGATCGGGGCTCCGGTCGAATTGGGCGCGGGACTTCCCGGCTGCGCGATGGGGCCGGGGGCAATGCGGATTTCGGGACTGGCGCCGGCGCTCGCGGCGCTCGGGCACGAAGTGGTCGACGATGGCGACGCCATGGCGGCGGCGGTGTCCGGGGTCGGCTTCGGCGGCAATGCGCGCCACGCGCCCAATATCGCCGGGTGGACGCGCTCGCTCGGGGAGGTCGCGTACCGGACCTTGCGCGAGGGACGCCTGCCGATCTTCATGGGCGGCGATCATGCGCTTGCCATGGGTACCGTTTCGGGCGCGGCGCGCCATGCGCGCGACGTCGGGCGCCCGCTGTGCGTGATCTGGCTCGACGCGCACGCCGACTTCAATACGCCGATGACGTCGGAGTCGGGCAATATGCACGGGATGCCCGTCGCCTATTATTGCGGCGAACCGGGCTTCGACGGCATTCTCGGCGACGATCGCGCCACCGTCGATCCCGCCAATGTCTTCATGCTCGGTATCCGGTCGGTCGACGACCGCGAGCGCCAGTTGATCGCGGAGCGCGGCGTGCAGGTCTTCGACATGCGGGCGATCGACGAATTCGGCATTGCGGCGATCGTCCGCCGTATCCTGGCACAGGTCGGGAAAATCGGCGCCATGCTGCACGTCAGCCTTGACGTCGACTTCCTCGACCCCGCCATCGCGCCCGGCGTCGGCACGACGGTGAGCGGCGGCGCCAGTCTTCGCGAGGCGCATCTGGTCATGGAGATGCTCTGCGAATCCGGGCTGACCACGTCGATGGATCTCGCCGAACTCAACCCCTATCTCGATGAGCGCGGCAAGAGCGCCCGCCTGCTCACCGACCTCACCGCCAGCCTGTTCGGGCGCAAGGTTCTAGACAAGGTTGCGACCCTGGCGACCATCCCCTGA
- a CDS encoding ornithine cyclodeaminase — translation MPTAPSPLAYIPFVSVENMMRFVHHFGIEKILVELTDAIEADYRRWDLFEKIPRLASHSRDGVIELMPTSDGEAFSFKYVNGHPSNTAKGFQTVAAFGLLARVDTGYPLMLTEMTLLTALRTAATSAMVARHLAPGNAKVMAMIGNGAQAEFQALAMKAVVGIEEVRLYDIDASATAKANRNLGDSGLRVVSCTSAQDAIEGAQIITTCTADKAYATILTDNMVGSGVHINAIGGDCPGKTELHKDILSRAVTFVEFEPQTRIEGEIQHMDASYPVTEFWQVLSGDAEGRRDARQITLFDSVGFATEDFSALRYIYSKLQGTDFFQQIDILADPDDPRDLFGMLQRAA, via the coding sequence ATGCCCACCGCGCCTTCGCCGCTTGCTTATATCCCGTTCGTCAGCGTCGAAAACATGATGCGCTTCGTCCATCATTTCGGCATCGAAAAAATCCTCGTCGAACTCACCGACGCGATCGAGGCCGACTATCGGCGGTGGGATCTTTTCGAGAAAATTCCCCGCCTCGCCTCGCATTCGCGCGACGGCGTGATCGAACTGATGCCGACTTCCGACGGCGAAGCTTTCAGCTTCAAATATGTGAACGGCCATCCGAGCAACACCGCCAAGGGGTTTCAGACCGTCGCCGCCTTCGGGCTGCTCGCACGCGTCGACACCGGCTATCCGCTCATGCTGACCGAAATGACCTTGCTGACGGCGCTGCGCACCGCCGCAACCTCGGCGATGGTGGCGCGCCACCTCGCGCCGGGTAACGCAAAGGTCATGGCGATGATCGGCAATGGCGCGCAGGCCGAGTTTCAGGCACTGGCGATGAAGGCAGTCGTCGGGATCGAGGAGGTCCGGCTTTACGACATCGATGCGAGCGCCACCGCCAAGGCCAACCGCAATCTGGGCGATAGCGGCCTGCGGGTCGTATCCTGCACCAGCGCGCAGGACGCGATCGAAGGCGCGCAGATCATCACTACCTGCACCGCCGACAAGGCCTATGCGACGATCCTGACGGACAATATGGTTGGATCGGGCGTCCACATCAATGCGATCGGCGGCGATTGCCCGGGCAAGACCGAATTGCACAAGGACATCTTGTCGCGCGCCGTCACCTTCGTCGAATTCGAACCGCAAACGCGGATCGAGGGCGAGATCCAGCACATGGATGCGAGCTATCCGGTGACCGAATTCTGGCAGGTCCTGAGCGGCGATGCCGAGGGCCGGCGCGACGCCCGGCAAATCACGCTTTTCGACAGCGTCGGCTTTGCTACCGAGGATTTCTCGGCGCTCCGCTACATCTACTCGAAATTGCAGGGCACCGATTTTTTCCAGCAGATCGACATCCTCGCCGACCCCGACGATCCGCGCGACCTGTTCGGCATGCTCCAGCGCGCCGCCTAG
- a CDS encoding Lrp/AsnC family transcriptional regulator — translation MAIAKFIPDDLDRRIIAHLRVDGRASLSKLAGALGVARATVQNRLDRLLDTGALLGFTVRVREDYDDLDIRAVMLIEVSGRSTTQVIQKLRGISEIRTLHTTNGNWDLIADINAGSLSDFDRVLREVRMIDGVENSETSLFLSTI, via the coding sequence ATGGCCATCGCAAAATTCATCCCCGACGATCTCGACCGCCGCATCATCGCGCATCTGCGCGTCGATGGCCGTGCTTCGCTATCGAAACTGGCCGGGGCGCTCGGGGTCGCCCGGGCGACCGTGCAGAACCGGTTGGACCGCTTGCTCGACACCGGAGCGTTGCTGGGCTTCACGGTGCGCGTGCGCGAGGATTATGACGATCTCGACATTCGCGCGGTCATGCTGATCGAGGTCAGCGGGCGATCGACCACCCAGGTCATCCAGAAACTGCGCGGCATTTCCGAAATCCGAACGCTGCACACGACGAACGGCAATTGGGATCTCATCGCCGATATCAACGCGGGAAGCCTTTCGGACTTCGACCGCGTGTTGCGCGAGGTGCGCATGATCGACGGCGTCGAGAACAGCGAAACCAGCCTGTTTCTCAGCACGATATAG
- a CDS encoding methylated-DNA--[protein]-cysteine S-methyltransferase encodes MTYYFKTIWSPVGELTLVANVEGLAAILWENDRPGRVRLGPLTEDDKHPVLIETERQLGEYFAGERREFDVPLFFAGSDFQKRVWQALLAIPFGETRSYGEIAHQLGNAGASRAVGAANGRNPISIIAPCHRVVGSTGKLTGFAGGLEAKAFLLALEQ; translated from the coding sequence GTGACTTACTATTTCAAAACCATCTGGTCCCCGGTCGGCGAATTGACGCTGGTCGCCAATGTCGAAGGCCTTGCCGCGATCCTGTGGGAAAACGACCGGCCGGGGCGCGTCCGGCTCGGCCCGCTGACCGAGGATGACAAACATCCGGTGCTGATCGAAACCGAGCGGCAGCTCGGCGAATATTTTGCCGGCGAGCGCCGCGAATTCGACGTGCCGCTGTTCTTTGCGGGAAGCGATTTCCAGAAGCGCGTCTGGCAGGCGCTGCTCGCCATCCCGTTCGGCGAGACGCGCAGCTATGGCGAGATCGCGCATCAGCTCGGCAATGCCGGTGCTTCGCGCGCGGTCGGCGCCGCCAATGGCCGCAATCCCATTTCGATCATCGCGCCGTGCCACCGCGTCGTCGGATCGACCGGCAAGCTGACCGGCTTTGCCGGCGGGCTGGAGGCGAAGGCGTTCCTGCTCGCACTCGAACAATAG
- the purT gene encoding formate-dependent phosphoribosylglycinamide formyltransferase has protein sequence MTPTAKILLLGSGELGREFVISAKRLGCHVVVCDSYAGAPAMQVADGFEVFSMLDGDALRATIEKHLPDHVVPEVEAIRTEVLAELEAEGFHIVPSARAAELTMNRDAIRDLAASELGLTTSTFEYATSRDELAAAATRVGFPLVVKPVMSSSGKGQSTVKDAAGIDAAWDYAAAGMRGDRLRVIAEAFIDFDYEITLLTVRHKDGVSFCPPIGHRQERGDYRESWQPAAMSAAALQSAQDMATKVVDALGGNGIFGVEFFVKGDAVIFSELSPRPHDTGMVTLISQELSEFDLHARAILGLPIPAIAVPDASASAVLLADREAADFAITGLEEALAAPDAATSVDARIFGKPVTRPYRRMGVTLAKVAGGTTDDARAAAVAAAAKLAIDYRD, from the coding sequence ATGACTCCCACCGCCAAAATCCTGCTGCTCGGCTCGGGCGAACTCGGGCGCGAATTCGTGATCTCGGCCAAGCGGCTCGGCTGCCATGTCGTCGTCTGCGACAGCTATGCCGGCGCGCCGGCGATGCAGGTCGCCGACGGGTTCGAGGTCTTCTCGATGCTCGACGGCGATGCGCTGCGCGCCACGATCGAAAAGCACCTCCCCGATCATGTCGTGCCCGAGGTCGAGGCGATCCGCACGGAAGTGCTCGCCGAACTGGAGGCCGAGGGCTTTCATATCGTCCCGTCGGCGCGCGCCGCAGAGCTGACGATGAACCGCGATGCGATCCGCGATCTTGCGGCGAGCGAGCTCGGCCTCACCACCTCGACCTTCGAATATGCGACGAGCCGCGACGAACTCGCTGCGGCGGCGACGCGGGTGGGTTTCCCGCTCGTCGTCAAGCCGGTGATGTCGTCGTCGGGCAAGGGGCAAAGCACGGTCAAGGACGCCGCCGGCATCGACGCCGCATGGGACTATGCTGCCGCGGGCATGCGCGGCGACCGCCTGCGCGTGATTGCCGAGGCCTTCATCGATTTCGATTATGAGATCACCCTGCTCACGGTGCGTCACAAGGATGGCGTCAGCTTCTGCCCGCCGATCGGCCATCGGCAGGAACGCGGCGACTATCGCGAAAGCTGGCAGCCGGCGGCGATGTCCGCGGCGGCGCTGCAGTCGGCGCAGGATATGGCGACGAAGGTCGTCGATGCGCTCGGCGGAAACGGGATTTTCGGGGTCGAATTCTTCGTGAAGGGCGACGCGGTGATCTTCTCCGAACTGTCACCGCGCCCGCACGATACGGGCATGGTAACCCTGATTTCGCAGGAACTGTCGGAATTCGACCTCCATGCGCGCGCGATCCTCGGCCTGCCCATCCCCGCCATCGCGGTACCCGACGCGAGCGCCAGCGCCGTCCTGCTCGCCGATCGCGAAGCGGCAGATTTCGCGATCACCGGGCTGGAGGAAGCACTGGCGGCGCCCGACGCCGCGACCTCGGTCGATGCCCGTATCTTCGGCAAGCCGGTAACCCGGCCGTACCGGCGCATGGGCGTGACGCTCGCCAAAGTCGCTGGCGGCACCACCGACGACGCACGCGCTGCGGCCGTCGCCGCCGCGGCGAAGCTCGCCATCGACTATCGCGATTGA
- a CDS encoding TVP38/TMEM64 family protein, with protein sequence MAKRPALLTRWVVIAALLAIVVGLPLVFRDQFMAASNAILAAAEEQPLAAAAFIVAALTLDLFLPVPNGVTNTLAGAAFGFPVGTLVIWTGLMGASLAGYAFGRWAARPLAKRLLGADDIEKAHRLAERAGPVALILSRPVPVLAEVMSVAAGIAGMSFARFALVMALANLGVAMLFAAIGAAAIGQASGELLMLGAVGLPLLFWLSWQGVERWRAR encoded by the coding sequence ATGGCCAAGCGCCCCGCCCTGCTGACCCGCTGGGTCGTTATCGCCGCCTTGCTGGCGATTGTCGTTGGCCTGCCGCTGGTCTTTCGCGACCAGTTCATGGCGGCGAGCAACGCCATCCTCGCGGCTGCCGAAGAACAGCCGCTGGCGGCCGCGGCATTCATCGTCGCGGCGCTGACGCTCGACCTGTTCCTCCCCGTTCCCAATGGCGTGACCAACACGCTCGCCGGCGCGGCGTTCGGCTTTCCGGTCGGCACGCTCGTGATCTGGACCGGGTTAATGGGCGCCAGCCTTGCCGGCTACGCCTTCGGCCGCTGGGCGGCACGGCCGCTGGCCAAGCGCCTGCTTGGCGCAGACGATATCGAAAAGGCGCACCGGCTCGCCGAGCGCGCCGGCCCGGTCGCGCTGATCCTCTCGCGCCCGGTTCCGGTACTCGCGGAGGTCATGTCCGTCGCCGCCGGGATCGCGGGAATGTCTTTCGCGCGCTTCGCCCTCGTCATGGCACTCGCCAATCTCGGCGTCGCGATGCTCTTCGCCGCGATCGGAGCGGCGGCGATCGGCCAGGCGTCCGGCGAACTGCTGATGCTCGGCGCTGTCGGCCTGCCGCTGCTCTTCTGGCTGAGCTGGCAGGGTGTCGAACGCTGGCGCGCGCGATGA
- a CDS encoding AAC(3)-I family aminoglycoside N-acetyltransferase, producing the protein MMIRRLGRQDIEALRDLNALYADAFEDPETYRRDRPDDAWLARQLGKEGIIVLIAEADGYTVGGLTAYELPKLEQARSEIYLYDLAVDARHRRRGIATALIAELQHIAAETGAWALFVQADYADPPAVALYTKLGAREDVMHFDLPPRPRP; encoded by the coding sequence ATGATGATCCGTCGCCTCGGTCGGCAAGATATCGAAGCTCTCCGCGACCTTAACGCGCTCTACGCCGACGCGTTCGAGGATCCCGAAACCTATCGCCGCGACCGGCCCGACGACGCGTGGCTTGCCCGTCAGCTCGGCAAGGAAGGTATTATAGTTCTGATCGCCGAAGCCGACGGCTACACCGTCGGCGGCCTTACCGCTTATGAGTTGCCCAAGCTCGAACAGGCACGCAGCGAAATCTATCTCTACGACCTCGCGGTCGACGCGCGTCATCGGCGTCGCGGTATTGCCACGGCCCTGATCGCCGAGCTTCAGCATATCGCTGCCGAAACTGGCGCCTGGGCGTTATTCGTACAGGCCGACTATGCCGATCCGCCTGCGGTCGCGCTCTATACGAAGCTCGGCGCGCGCGAGGATGTGATGCATTTCGATCTGCCGCCCCGACCGCGCCCCTAG
- the polA gene encoding DNA polymerase I, which yields MSEKNHLYLVDGSSYIFRAYHRLPPLTNPKGVPVGAVYGYTTMLWKLAKDLHDADGPTHLAVILDHSSQSFRNEIYDQYKANRPEPPEDLRPQFPLIRDATRAFSLPCIEMEGFEADDLIASYAEAAVREGWDVTIVSSDKDLMQLIREPAEGPHVDMLDTMKNVRLGLEAVNEKFGVTPDLVGDVLALMGDSVDNVPGVRGVGPKTATKLIQEYGNLTAALDGAATMKASKLRDNLIEHRAMAELSRILVDLKRDCDLPDALDDLKLGAIPPLPLKAFLDEHGFRSLSAKLDLGATPGGPPTLPRAASTPAAAPDAPSTPTLPPMPPIDRSLYETVTTIEALDRWIEAARAAHVVAVDTETATLDSVTGTLVGVSLSTGPGKACYIPLGHGGTDMFAEKPEQVPMADALGRLHALFADEAVLKVGHNLKYDIGVLAQHGIAIAPYDDTLVMSFALDAGKHGHGLDELSKLHLDHVCLSFKDVCGTGKSQISFAEVQLDRATEYAAEDAEVAWRLWKLLKLRLPLDGGTRVYEMVDRPLAAVVETMERAGIMVNRDYLAKLSGEFANEMLRIEGEIHELAGQPFAIGSPKQLGEILFDKLGLKGGRKGKSGDWSTDQNELERLERDGVPIARKILEWRQLAKLKSTYTDALQQQINPKTGRVHTNYSLVGAQTGRLSSTDPNLQNIPIRTETGRQIRDAFIAAPGHVLIAADYSQIELRLAAHMADVPELKEAFAQGQDIHAATAIELFGEVNRDTRGKAKTVNFSILYGISRWGLAGRLEVTPDEAQALIARYFERFPGISDYITDTLDSARAKGYTETLFGRKTWFPRIKAASQNERAGSERAAINAPIQGTSADLIKRAMARMPKALEAAGLDDVKMLLQVHDELVFEAPEDKAAAAGDVIRAVMMAAAEPALTLSVPLEVEIGIGKSWGEAH from the coding sequence ATGTCCGAGAAGAATCATCTCTATCTGGTCGATGGCTCCAGCTACATCTTCCGCGCCTATCACCGCCTGCCGCCGCTGACGAACCCGAAGGGCGTGCCCGTCGGCGCGGTTTACGGCTACACGACCATGCTCTGGAAGCTGGCGAAAGACCTGCACGACGCCGACGGGCCGACCCATCTTGCGGTCATTCTCGATCATTCGAGCCAGTCATTCCGCAACGAAATCTACGACCAGTATAAAGCGAACCGGCCCGAACCGCCCGAAGACCTGCGCCCGCAATTCCCGCTGATCCGCGACGCCACACGCGCCTTCTCGTTGCCGTGCATCGAGATGGAGGGGTTCGAGGCCGACGATCTGATCGCCAGCTATGCCGAGGCGGCCGTGCGCGAGGGCTGGGACGTCACGATCGTTTCGTCCGACAAGGATCTGATGCAGCTGATCCGCGAGCCCGCCGAGGGGCCGCACGTCGATATGCTCGACACGATGAAGAATGTCCGCCTCGGGCTCGAGGCGGTGAACGAGAAGTTCGGCGTTACTCCCGATCTGGTCGGTGACGTCCTCGCGCTGATGGGCGATAGCGTCGACAATGTCCCCGGCGTACGCGGAGTCGGGCCCAAGACCGCGACCAAGCTGATCCAGGAATATGGCAATCTGACCGCCGCGCTCGACGGTGCCGCGACGATGAAAGCCAGCAAGCTCCGCGACAATCTGATCGAGCATCGCGCCATGGCCGAACTGTCGCGCATCCTCGTCGACCTGAAGCGCGACTGCGACCTGCCCGACGCGCTCGACGACCTGAAGCTCGGCGCGATCCCGCCGCTGCCGCTCAAGGCCTTCCTCGACGAGCATGGCTTTCGCTCGCTTTCGGCGAAGCTCGACCTCGGCGCGACGCCGGGCGGGCCGCCGACACTGCCGCGAGCGGCCAGCACCCCCGCTGCCGCCCCGGACGCGCCCTCGACACCGACGCTCCCGCCGATGCCGCCCATCGACCGTTCGCTGTACGAGACGGTGACGACGATCGAGGCGCTCGACCGCTGGATCGAAGCGGCCCGCGCCGCGCATGTCGTCGCGGTCGATACCGAGACCGCGACGCTCGACAGCGTTACCGGCACCCTCGTCGGGGTCAGCCTGTCGACCGGCCCCGGCAAGGCCTGCTATATCCCGCTCGGCCATGGAGGCACCGACATGTTCGCCGAAAAGCCCGAGCAGGTGCCGATGGCCGATGCGCTCGGACGGCTCCACGCGCTGTTTGCCGACGAGGCGGTGCTCAAGGTCGGGCACAATCTCAAATATGACATCGGCGTGCTCGCGCAGCACGGCATCGCCATCGCACCCTATGACGATACGCTGGTGATGAGCTTCGCGCTCGACGCGGGCAAGCACGGCCATGGCCTCGACGAGCTGTCGAAGCTCCACCTCGATCATGTCTGCCTGTCGTTCAAGGATGTCTGCGGCACCGGCAAGTCGCAGATCAGTTTCGCCGAAGTGCAACTCGACCGCGCGACCGAATATGCGGCGGAAGACGCCGAGGTCGCCTGGCGCCTGTGGAAGCTGCTCAAGCTCCGCCTGCCGCTCGACGGCGGCACGCGCGTCTATGAGATGGTCGACCGCCCGCTCGCCGCCGTCGTCGAGACGATGGAGCGCGCCGGCATCATGGTGAACCGCGATTATCTCGCGAAGCTGTCGGGCGAGTTCGCCAACGAGATGCTGCGTATCGAGGGCGAAATCCACGAACTCGCAGGCCAGCCTTTCGCGATCGGCAGCCCCAAGCAGCTCGGCGAAATCCTTTTCGACAAGCTTGGCCTGAAGGGCGGGCGCAAGGGCAAGTCGGGCGACTGGTCGACCGACCAGAACGAACTGGAACGTCTCGAACGCGACGGCGTGCCGATCGCGCGCAAGATATTGGAGTGGCGCCAGCTCGCGAAGCTGAAATCCACCTACACCGACGCGCTGCAGCAACAGATCAACCCGAAGACCGGCCGCGTGCACACCAACTACAGCCTCGTCGGCGCCCAGACCGGCCGGCTGTCGTCGACCGACCCGAATCTGCAGAATATCCCGATCCGGACCGAGACCGGGCGCCAGATCCGCGACGCCTTCATCGCGGCGCCGGGGCATGTGCTGATCGCCGCCGACTATAGCCAAATCGAACTGCGTCTCGCCGCGCATATGGCCGACGTTCCCGAGCTCAAGGAAGCCTTTGCGCAGGGGCAGGACATTCACGCCGCGACCGCGATCGAACTGTTCGGCGAGGTCAACCGCGACACGCGCGGCAAGGCGAAGACGGTTAATTTCTCGATCCTCTACGGTATCTCGCGCTGGGGCCTCGCGGGCCGGCTCGAAGTCACGCCCGACGAGGCGCAGGCACTGATCGCACGCTATTTCGAGCGTTTCCCCGGCATCAGCGATTATATCACCGACACGCTCGATAGCGCGCGCGCCAAGGGCTATACCGAGACCCTGTTCGGGCGGAAAACCTGGTTCCCGCGCATCAAGGCGGCGAGCCAGAACGAACGCGCGGGCAGCGAACGCGCCGCGATCAACGCCCCGATCCAGGGCACCAGCGCCGACCTGATCAAGCGCGCGATGGCGCGCATGCCGAAGGCGCTCGAAGCCGCCGGGCTGGACGATGTCAAAATGCTGCTGCAGGTCCACGACGAACTGGTCTTCGAGGCGCCCGAGGACAAGGCCGCCGCGGCGGGCGACGTCATCCGCGCCGTCATGATGGCCGCCGCCGAGCCGGCGCTCACTCTCTCGGTGCCGCTCGAGGTCGAGATCGGCATCGGCAAGAGCTGGGGCGAGGCACATTGA
- a CDS encoding Hsp70 family protein, with the protein MIVGIDLGTTNSAAAIFDNGETRLIPNALGDLLTPSAVAVLADGTTLVGKPALNHWVLKPAEAVTSFKRFIGTNRTIKIGRHSFKAEDMSAIVLRSLKEDIEAATGEEVTEAVITVPAYFNDKQRKATRRAGELAGLKVARLLNEPTAAALAFGIADKQDREPFLVFDLGGGTFDVSIVEMFDAIVEVRASSGDNRLGGDDFTNAIVTHWMEMHEFPSDIRRNLLEARLFQVADTARRMLTDQAEAKLALTLGDRQFELTITAEQFERLAEPLLTRLRDPILRSLRDSNLRIEALSDIVLVGGATRMPIIRKAITKMFGRFPNHIVHPDHAVAIGAAIQAGLVERNAALDEVRLTDICPFTLGVEVTEYDSHGRLRGGLFSPIISRNSPTPISRTNNYASMSDNQSHIRLNIYQGESREVANNIQLGTMEFPIPKKPAGQVSIDCRFTYDSSGLLDVDVTIPETGETRSMLIADDGEALTPEQLKTRREQLAALKTHPRDVAENQYVVGWAARLYEEFIDERREHIGRMLLQFEGVLETQDPREIETARGSLAAALEELERDYRL; encoded by the coding sequence ATGATCGTCGGGATCGATTTGGGTACGACCAACAGCGCAGCCGCAATTTTCGACAATGGCGAGACACGACTGATCCCTAACGCGCTGGGCGATCTCCTGACCCCCTCGGCAGTCGCTGTCCTGGCGGACGGAACGACGCTGGTCGGCAAGCCTGCCCTGAATCACTGGGTATTGAAGCCTGCAGAGGCTGTCACCAGCTTCAAACGCTTCATCGGCACCAACCGTACGATCAAGATCGGCCGCCATTCGTTCAAGGCCGAGGACATGTCGGCGATCGTCCTCCGCAGCCTGAAGGAGGATATCGAGGCCGCGACCGGCGAAGAGGTGACGGAGGCGGTCATCACCGTTCCCGCCTACTTTAACGACAAGCAGCGCAAGGCGACGCGCCGCGCCGGCGAGTTGGCCGGCCTCAAGGTCGCGCGTCTGCTCAACGAGCCGACCGCTGCGGCGCTCGCCTTCGGCATCGCCGATAAGCAAGACCGCGAGCCTTTTCTCGTGTTCGACCTTGGCGGCGGGACGTTCGACGTATCGATTGTCGAAATGTTCGATGCGATCGTCGAGGTGCGCGCCTCATCGGGCGACAACCGGCTCGGCGGCGACGATTTCACCAACGCGATCGTTACGCATTGGATGGAGATGCACGAATTTCCGTCCGACATACGGCGCAACCTGCTCGAAGCGCGGCTGTTTCAGGTCGCCGACACCGCCCGGCGGATGCTGACCGACCAAGCCGAAGCGAAGCTCGCCTTGACGCTCGGCGATCGGCAGTTCGAACTAACGATCACGGCCGAGCAATTCGAAAGGCTGGCCGAACCCCTGCTGACCCGTCTGCGCGATCCGATCCTGCGCTCGCTCCGCGACAGCAATCTCCGTATCGAAGCGCTGAGCGACATCGTCCTCGTCGGCGGCGCAACGCGGATGCCGATTATCCGCAAGGCAATCACCAAGATGTTCGGCCGTTTTCCGAACCATATTGTTCATCCCGATCACGCCGTTGCGATCGGCGCGGCGATCCAGGCCGGGCTCGTCGAACGCAACGCGGCGCTCGATGAGGTCCGGCTCACCGACATCTGCCCGTTTACGCTGGGCGTCGAGGTGACCGAATATGACAGCCACGGCCGGCTGCGTGGCGGCCTTTTCTCGCCTATCATCAGCCGCAACAGCCCGACACCGATCAGCCGCACAAACAATTATGCGTCGATGTCCGATAATCAAAGTCACATCAGGCTCAATATCTACCAAGGCGAATCGCGCGAGGTCGCGAACAATATCCAGCTTGGGACGATGGAATTCCCCATCCCGAAAAAGCCTGCCGGACAGGTTTCGATCGATTGCCGCTTCACCTACGACAGCTCGGGCCTGCTGGATGTCGATGTCACCATCCCCGAAACCGGCGAGACGCGCTCGATGCTGATCGCGGACGATGGCGAGGCTTTGACTCCCGAGCAACTGAAGACCCGGCGCGAGCAACTTGCGGCGCTCAAAACCCACCCGCGCGATGTTGCCGAAAACCAATATGTTGTCGGCTGGGCGGCTCGCCTCTACGAAGAGTTCATCGACGAGCGGCGCGAACATATCGGACGCATGCTGCTCCAATTCGAAGGCGTGCTCGAAACCCAGGATCCACGTGAGATCGAGACGGCGCGCGGATCGCTGGCCGCGGCGCTCGAAGAGCTGGAACGGGATTACCGGCTGTGA
- a CDS encoding CDP-alcohol phosphatidyltransferase family protein has translation MSSNPRIQTTVTPPVRIQQNILARSERRLLNWICPRLPRWVTPDQLTILGFLGAVLVAAGYILSWQDSEWLGLSLVGYIVNWFGDSLDGSLARWRRIERPAYGYFVDHSVDAAATLLMISAIGMSPYLRLDVALMGVIGYFLLSIHTFLSAKVVGEFRLSYMAGGPTELRLMLMAMTMAMPIVGGDDIRGTNFSPFDLFGLFVASILVTLFVVQSFALARTLRARGN, from the coding sequence ATGAGCAGCAATCCCCGCATCCAGACCACCGTGACACCACCGGTCCGTATCCAGCAGAATATTCTGGCGCGAAGCGAGCGGCGGCTACTGAACTGGATCTGTCCGCGCTTGCCCCGCTGGGTAACCCCCGACCAGCTCACCATATTGGGCTTCCTCGGCGCGGTGCTCGTCGCCGCGGGCTATATATTGAGCTGGCAGGACAGCGAATGGCTCGGCCTGTCGCTCGTCGGCTATATCGTCAACTGGTTCGGCGACTCGCTCGACGGCAGCCTTGCCCGCTGGCGGCGGATCGAGCGCCCCGCCTATGGCTATTTCGTCGATCACAGCGTCGACGCCGCCGCCACCCTGCTGATGATCAGCGCGATCGGCATGAGCCCCTATCTGCGGCTCGACGTCGCGTTGATGGGGGTCATCGGCTATTTCCTGCTGTCGATTCACACTTTCCTTTCCGCGAAGGTGGTCGGCGAATTTCGCCTGTCCTACATGGCCGGCGGCCCGACCGAATTGCGCCTGATGCTGATGGCGATGACGATGGCGATGCCGATCGTCGGCGGCGACGACATTCGCGGCACCAATTTTTCGCCGTTCGACCTGTTCGGCCTGTTCGTCGCCAGCATCCTCGTGACGCTGTTCGTCGTGCAAAGCTTTGCGCTGGCACGGACGCTGCGCGCCCGCGGCAACTGA